A stretch of Nonomuraea africana DNA encodes these proteins:
- a CDS encoding TetR/AcrR family transcriptional regulator — translation MAAVRQLLAETGYERLTVDAVAARAGVGKAAIYRRYASKVEMVFAATLHDDDLPPPADTGSLHGDLLAIAHRVHARMNTPAARQIGPAVIAELSRSSELTEKFQQGPLAAERQLYATVLDRATARGELARPADPAVVHLLVSGPIFFAVSGYRISVDDAVLEAIATTVTAGLRS, via the coding sequence TTGGCAGCAGTACGGCAGCTGCTGGCCGAAACGGGCTACGAGCGGCTCACCGTCGACGCCGTCGCGGCCCGGGCCGGGGTGGGCAAGGCGGCCATCTACCGGCGGTACGCCTCGAAGGTGGAGATGGTCTTCGCGGCCACCCTGCACGACGACGACCTTCCGCCCCCCGCGGATACCGGATCACTGCACGGTGATCTGCTGGCGATCGCCCACCGCGTCCATGCCCGGATGAACACCCCTGCCGCCCGCCAGATCGGACCGGCCGTCATCGCAGAGCTGTCCCGCAGTTCGGAGCTGACCGAGAAGTTCCAGCAGGGCCCCTTGGCCGCCGAACGACAGCTCTACGCGACGGTCCTGGACCGCGCCACGGCGAGGGGAGAGCTCGCCCGCCCCGCCGACCCGGCAGTGGTCCACCTGCTGGTGAGCGGCCCGATCTTCTTCGCCGTGTCCGGCTACCGCATCTCGGTGGACGACGCGGTGCTCGAAGCGATCGCGACGACGGTCACCGCAGGCCTCCGCTCATGA
- a CDS encoding DUF6463 family protein yields the protein MSARAGSPAPVPRRRAARESGLNRWVPWLAIGAAALHFVVAFTLADWSGIAGDGFVNAVGDEAVPDNAERMATLWFFMAGIGFLAFGTFARWAVEATGRMPGQIGGYLLLAGVPMAIMQPVSGGVLLTVIGILALIAARHSPSPREQ from the coding sequence ATGTCCGCACGAGCCGGCAGTCCGGCCCCAGTTCCACGACGTCGCGCCGCACGCGAGTCCGGTCTCAATCGCTGGGTCCCCTGGCTGGCGATCGGCGCGGCCGCGCTGCACTTCGTCGTCGCCTTCACGCTCGCCGACTGGAGCGGCATCGCCGGCGACGGCTTCGTCAACGCGGTCGGCGACGAGGCCGTCCCGGACAACGCCGAGCGCATGGCGACGCTCTGGTTCTTCATGGCGGGGATCGGTTTCCTGGCTTTCGGCACGTTCGCCCGCTGGGCCGTCGAGGCGACCGGTCGCATGCCCGGTCAGATCGGCGGCTACCTGCTGCTGGCAGGGGTGCCGATGGCCATCATGCAGCCGGTGTCCGGAGGGGTGCTCTTGACCGTCATCGGCATCCTCGCCCTGATCGCCGCCAGGCACAGCCCGTCCCCCCGTGAGCAGTGA